The following coding sequences lie in one Spinacia oleracea cultivar Varoflay chromosome 1, BTI_SOV_V1, whole genome shotgun sequence genomic window:
- the LOC110778626 gene encoding uncharacterized protein, with amino-acid sequence MAEELKVVEFIREQVPDWDDDVKATARFKAFSGQRSDWESQFFFWRDLIIKIAREFDLLFLSPSQMKNCWFNRGGLSPLCLNDSLLEMYKAGNVLRVTDFGDPTSGRLSQLLKKLIHFSIVFRPSTSNDILNDRLILRVMLEEKSADVIKALSETHWTSSCIITMRKFESLFREHNEAYAVLCYLSGYGKARYISVKRKEELIEGVKVSLSSAAAPILPSTDSAILQLVWTLEELQKQLLVIDEQYKRLRISALAALKSGDKKLALRNARQLKLASESREKLTSLFNRVEEVLRAITDAESAKKVSEAIQLGALALKENRTDVEKVQMCLQELDEFRDSQEIIHNALESTSYTAMEDEDIEEELKRLDSQIRDENLMVSALKSKDDAIRNAGASVTPDSLCAAIVDLKLESETQETTQGPGNRTSLELEAA; translated from the exons ATGGCGGAGGAATTGAAAGTAGTGGAATTCATAAGGGAGCAAGTTCCGGATTGGGATGATGATGTCAAGGCTACTGCTCGATTTAAGGCTTTCAGCGGTCAAAGGTCTGACTGGGagtctcaattttttttttggagagaCTTAATTATAAAGATTGCTCGTGAATTCGACCTTCTTTTTCTCTCCCCCTCTCAG ATGAAAAATTGCTGGTTTAATAGGGGAGGGTTGTCGCCTTTATGCCTCAATGATAGTCTG CTAGAAATGTACAAAGCTGGTAATGTTTTGCGGGTGACTGATTTTGGAGATCCAACAAGTGGACGGCTGTCTCAGCTTCTGAAAAAGTTAATTCATTTCTCCATTGTCTTTAGACCATCAACTTCAAATGATATTCTCAATGATCGTCTCATTCTTCGAGTGATGCTGGAG GAAAAATCCGCCGATGTCATAAAAGCATTATCAGAAACACACTGGACATCTTCCTGTATCATAACAATGAGGAAGTTTGAAAGTTTGTTTAGAGAACACAACGAAGCATATGCAGTGTTGTGTTACTTGTCAGGATATGGGAAAGCAAGATATATATCAGTCAAAAGAAAAGAAGAGCTGATAGAg GGTGTCAAAGTGTCTCTCTCTTCTGCTGCTGCGCCTATTCTTCCAAGTACAGATTCGGCTATTTTGCAACTGGTTTGGACTCTAGAAGAGCTTCAGAAACAACTTCTTGTCATTGACGAGCAATATAAAAG ATTGAGAATATCTGCTTTAGCTGCATTGAAATCTGGAGACAAGAAATTGGCTCTACGGAATGCAAGGCAATTGAAGTTGGCTTCTGAGAGTAGAGAAAAGCTCACATCACTCTTCAATCGAGTGGAGGAAGTACTCCGTGCTATTACAGACGCCGAATCTGCAAAGAAG GTATCTGAAGCTATCCAACTTGGTGCTTTGGCTCTCAAGGAAAATAGAACGGATGTTGAAAAGGTTCAAATGTGTCTGCAAGAACTTGATGAGTTTAGGGATTCACAAGAAATCATCCACAATGCCCTAG AATCAACATCATATACAGCTATGGAGGATGAAGATATTGAAGAGGAACTAAAGAGGCTTGACTCGCAAATCAGAGATGAAAACCTCATGGTTTCGGCACTTAAATCCAAGGATGATGCAATAAGAAATGCAGGGGCTTCAGTCACTCCAGATTCTTTGTGTGCTGCCATTGTAGATCTTAAGCTCGAAAGCGAGACTCAAGAAACTACTCAGGGTCCAGGAAACCGCACAAGTCTTGAGCTTGAAGCTGCATAG